In a genomic window of Hyphomicrobiales bacterium:
- a CDS encoding ABC transporter permease translates to MASSAPSPATESEARAERARVKHNWLLSLPAVLFLLVGASGPLLIVLVYSFLEPGEYSGVIWKPSFDAWFNIIFTVDIFDETVRLADAHLSIFWRSVKLSLLTTLITFVFGLPTAYFIATRTPAKRAFWLFLITIPFWTNLLVRTFAIMEVIRNEGILNTWAMRFGLIDTPIQLLYTDTAVLIGMAYVYLPLMVLPLYASLERLDFTLVEAAYDLYANRWRVLRRVILPLIKPGIVAGSILVFVPSLGAYVTPRVLGGGKNMMIGNFIELQFGQGRNWPLGSSLSMMLLVVVAIALLVYVRAATKDSADG, encoded by the coding sequence ATGGCGTCCTCAGCACCATCGCCGGCAACCGAAAGCGAAGCCCGCGCCGAGCGCGCCCGCGTCAAGCACAACTGGCTCCTGTCGCTCCCGGCGGTGCTGTTTCTGCTCGTCGGCGCGTCGGGCCCTTTGCTGATCGTGCTCGTCTACTCGTTCCTCGAACCCGGCGAGTACAGCGGCGTCATCTGGAAACCGTCGTTCGATGCCTGGTTCAACATCATCTTCACGGTCGACATTTTCGACGAGACGGTGCGCCTTGCCGATGCCCATCTCTCGATCTTTTGGCGCTCTGTGAAGCTGTCGCTGCTGACCACGTTGATCACCTTCGTCTTCGGCCTGCCGACCGCCTATTTCATCGCCACCCGTACTCCGGCGAAGCGCGCCTTCTGGCTGTTCCTCATCACCATCCCGTTCTGGACCAACCTTCTGGTGCGCACCTTCGCCATCATGGAAGTGATCCGCAACGAGGGCATCCTCAACACCTGGGCGATGCGTTTCGGCCTGATCGACACGCCGATCCAGCTTCTCTACACCGACACCGCCGTGTTGATCGGCATGGCCTATGTCTACCTGCCGCTGATGGTGCTGCCGCTCTACGCCTCGCTCGAACGGCTCGATTTCACCCTCGTCGAGGCCGCCTACGATCTCTACGCCAATCGCTGGCGCGTGCTGCGGCGGGTGATCCTGCCCTTGATCAAACCCGGCATCGTCGCCGGCTCGATCCTCGTCTTCGTGCCCTCGCTCGGCGCCTATGTGACGCCGCGCGTGCTCGGCGGTGGCAAGAACATGATGATCGGCAATTTCATCGAGCTGCAATTCGGCCAGGGCCGCAACTGGCCACTCGGCTCGTCCCTGTCGATGATGCTGCTCGTCGTCGTCGCAATCGCACTGCTGGTCTATGTGCGCGCAGCAACGAAGGACAGCGCCGATGGCTGA
- a CDS encoding spermidine/putrescine ABC transporter permease PotC has product MAETAESVRRKPFSVRRLPGFTAIALTCFAILYMPILTMVAYSFNDANSVAIWGGLSFKWYGAAWQNTAVQEATLRSLIIASMAAGISTVLATMAALGTTRTRAFPGRTAIYLMINQPLMVPEIVTAVALLIFFASIKVATGYSGLGYLILAHSAFCIPFAYLPIRARLEGMDTTLEAAASDLYATPWRAFRRVTLPLMAPGIAAGSMLAFVISLDDVIITEFVKSAGQDTLPTYMLGQLRRAVTPEVNAISTALLVLTILLLTAFFILTRRQNKVS; this is encoded by the coding sequence ATGGCTGAGACCGCTGAATCCGTTCGCCGCAAGCCGTTCTCGGTCCGCCGTCTGCCGGGCTTTACGGCGATCGCGCTGACCTGCTTCGCAATCCTCTACATGCCGATCCTGACCATGGTCGCCTACTCGTTCAACGACGCCAATTCGGTGGCGATCTGGGGCGGCCTGTCGTTCAAGTGGTACGGCGCCGCCTGGCAGAACACGGCGGTGCAGGAAGCAACGCTGCGCTCGCTCATCATCGCTTCCATGGCCGCCGGCATTTCGACCGTGCTTGCGACGATGGCAGCCCTTGGCACCACGCGCACCCGCGCGTTTCCGGGCCGCACCGCGATCTATCTCATGATCAACCAGCCGCTGATGGTGCCCGAAATCGTCACCGCCGTCGCGCTGCTGATCTTCTTTGCCTCGATCAAGGTCGCCACCGGCTACTCTGGCCTCGGCTATCTGATCCTCGCACATTCGGCATTCTGCATTCCCTTTGCCTATCTGCCGATCCGTGCGCGGCTCGAAGGCATGGACACGACGCTGGAAGCCGCCGCCAGCGACCTCTACGCAACGCCGTGGCGGGCTTTCAGGCGGGTCACCCTGCCGCTGATGGCGCCGGGCATCGCGGCCGGTTCGATGCTCGCCTTCGTGATTTCGCTCGACGACGTGATCATCACCGAATTCGTCAAATCCGCCGGCCAGGACACCCTGCCGACCTACATGCTCGGACAGCTGCGACGCGCCGTGACGCCGGAGGTCAACGCGATCTCCACCGCCCTTCTGGTTCTGACAATTCTGCTGCTGACTGCATTTTTCATCCTGACCAGGAGACAGAACAAGGTTTCCTGA
- a CDS encoding putrescine/spermidine ABC transporter substrate-binding protein yields MRLKMLALSTAALLGSVAVANAAGELNIYNWGNYTNPELIKKFEEKFDVKVTVTDYDSNTTALTKVEAGGHGFDIVVPSANYVPVFVSKGLLLEARPDEMENFKNVSERWRDVPWDPGRHYTVPWQWGTTGVAVNTKAYSGDPNTSSIFLDPPEELVGKVNVVPEMSDVMGLAILYAGGEPCTEDKTVLKKVRDILMAAKPKWMSMDYGMTEKLSNNDVMASVNWNGSTFRARLNNPDVVYGYPKEGYVVWMDSVAILKDAKNVDNAKTFMNFIMEPENAAMISSFARYANGIDGSDAFMPDDMKTAPEINVPAEFAAAGTFLPTCSADAQKLYTAIWTELQK; encoded by the coding sequence ATGCGCTTGAAAATGCTTGCACTATCCACGGCCGCCTTGCTCGGCTCCGTGGCAGTCGCCAACGCTGCCGGGGAACTGAACATCTACAACTGGGGCAACTACACCAACCCCGAGCTGATCAAGAAGTTCGAGGAGAAGTTCGACGTCAAGGTGACCGTCACCGACTACGACTCCAACACCACCGCGCTGACCAAGGTCGAAGCCGGCGGCCACGGCTTCGACATCGTCGTGCCGTCCGCCAACTACGTACCGGTCTTCGTCTCCAAGGGTCTGCTGCTCGAGGCACGTCCTGACGAGATGGAGAATTTCAAGAACGTTTCCGAGCGCTGGCGCGATGTGCCGTGGGATCCGGGCCGCCACTACACCGTGCCGTGGCAGTGGGGCACGACTGGCGTCGCGGTCAACACAAAGGCCTATTCGGGCGACCCGAATACCTCGTCGATCTTCCTCGATCCGCCGGAAGAACTCGTCGGCAAGGTCAATGTCGTTCCCGAAATGTCGGACGTGATGGGCCTCGCGATCCTCTATGCCGGCGGCGAGCCGTGCACCGAAGACAAGACCGTGCTGAAGAAGGTCCGCGACATCCTGATGGCCGCCAAGCCGAAGTGGATGTCGATGGACTACGGCATGACCGAAAAGCTGTCGAACAACGACGTCATGGCGTCGGTCAACTGGAACGGCTCGACCTTCCGCGCCCGTCTCAACAACCCGGACGTCGTCTACGGCTATCCGAAGGAAGGCTATGTCGTGTGGATGGACTCCGTTGCCATCCTCAAGGACGCCAAGAACGTCGACAATGCCAAGACCTTCATGAACTTCATCATGGAGCCGGAAAACGCCGCGATGATCTCGTCGTTTGCGCGTTATGCCAACGGCATCGACGGTTCGGACGCCTTCATGCCGGACGACATGAAGACGGCGCCTGAAATCAACGTTCCGGCCGAATTCGCCGCCGCCGGCACGTTCCTGCCGACCTGCAGCGCCGACGCCCAGAAGCTCTACACGGCGATCTGGACCGAACTACAGAAGTAA
- a CDS encoding spermidine/putrescine ABC transporter ATP-binding protein has protein sequence MTGQTAVEAVGVSKVFHSAGQDVRALDDVSVAIRKNEFFTLLGPSGCGKTTLLRMIAGFEAPTAGTILLDGADITDKPPFRRPVNTVFQSYALFPHLTVAQNIAFGLEMLSRPKSEVEEAVARTLALVQMEGMAGRKPGQLSGGQQQRVALARALAPRPSVLLLDEPLSALDFKLRKEMQVELKRLQTETGITFIFVTHDQEEALTMSDRIGVMSSGNILQIGSPREIYNHPANRFVADFIGESNFLDGVVKSISTDAATIQLPGGHITEVSTEATLAPNAKVTLAIRPEHIQVKPAGSEAALPATIANLVYFGTDTHCYLDIDGGGTVVARLQNSLSGEVGLNTGTKVGVAIAPGAAQILRD, from the coding sequence TTGACTGGGCAGACCGCCGTCGAAGCCGTTGGCGTTTCGAAAGTTTTTCACTCCGCGGGACAGGATGTACGCGCACTCGACGACGTCTCCGTAGCGATCAGGAAAAACGAGTTCTTCACGCTGCTGGGACCGTCCGGTTGCGGCAAGACAACCCTGTTGCGAATGATCGCCGGCTTCGAAGCGCCGACCGCCGGAACGATCCTTCTGGACGGTGCCGACATCACAGACAAGCCGCCTTTCCGGCGCCCCGTCAACACGGTTTTCCAGAGCTACGCGCTGTTCCCGCATCTGACCGTCGCGCAAAACATCGCCTTTGGCCTGGAGATGCTGTCGCGGCCGAAATCCGAAGTCGAGGAAGCCGTCGCGCGCACCCTCGCGCTGGTGCAGATGGAAGGCATGGCCGGGCGCAAACCGGGTCAGCTTTCCGGCGGCCAGCAGCAACGCGTCGCGCTTGCCCGCGCGCTTGCGCCACGCCCCTCCGTCCTGCTCCTCGACGAACCGCTCTCGGCACTCGATTTCAAGCTGCGCAAGGAAATGCAGGTTGAATTGAAACGGCTGCAGACCGAGACCGGCATCACCTTCATCTTCGTGACGCACGATCAGGAAGAAGCGCTGACGATGTCGGACCGCATCGGCGTCATGAGCAGCGGCAACATCCTGCAGATCGGCTCGCCGCGCGAGATCTACAACCACCCTGCCAACCGCTTCGTCGCCGACTTCATCGGCGAGTCCAATTTCCTCGATGGCGTCGTCAAGTCGATCTCAACGGATGCGGCAACGATCCAGCTGCCCGGCGGTCACATCACCGAGGTTTCGACCGAGGCAACCCTGGCGCCGAACGCCAAGGTGACGCTGGCAATCCGCCCCGAGCACATTCAGGTCAAGCCCGCAGGCAGCGAGGCGGCCTTGCCGGCAACCATCGCCAATCTGGTCTATTTCGGCACCGACACCCACTGCTATCTCGACATCGACGGCGGCGGAACGGTCGTCGCGCGGCTGCAAAACTCGCTGTCCGGCGAAGTCGGGCTGAACACTGGAACCAAGGTCGGTGTCGCCATAGCCCCCGGCGCCGCGCAGATCCTGAGGGACTGA
- a CDS encoding C4-dicarboxylate ABC transporter substrate-binding protein has translation MSKRVLAAALALTLGSAISAANAEEKFVTIGTGGQTGVYYVVGQSICKLVNRGTGTHNIKCTAPSTGGSVANLNAIKAGDQDMGVAQSDWQYHAYNGTSKFADAGKFEGLRAVFSVHPEPFTVVARADSGVKTFDDLKGKRVNIGNPGSGQRGTMEVLMEAKGWTKDDFALASELKSSEQAQALCDNKVDAIVFTVGHPNGSIQEATTSCDAVLVSVTGAEVDKLVGDNAFYSKAVIPGGMYKGSDADTETFGVRATFVSSTNTDEDTIYQIVKAVFDNFGRFKKLHPAFGNLNEAEMISKSLSAPLHDGAVKYYKEKGWM, from the coding sequence ATGTCGAAACGTGTTCTGGCCGCCGCACTCGCGCTTACGCTTGGAAGCGCCATCTCGGCCGCCAACGCCGAAGAAAAATTCGTCACCATCGGCACCGGCGGGCAGACCGGTGTCTACTATGTTGTCGGTCAGTCGATCTGCAAGCTCGTCAATCGCGGCACGGGCACGCACAACATCAAATGCACCGCGCCGTCGACCGGTGGCTCGGTGGCCAACCTGAACGCCATCAAGGCGGGCGACCAGGACATGGGCGTGGCCCAGTCGGACTGGCAGTACCACGCCTATAACGGCACCTCGAAGTTCGCCGATGCCGGCAAGTTCGAAGGCCTGCGGGCGGTGTTCTCGGTCCATCCGGAGCCGTTCACCGTCGTTGCGCGCGCCGATTCCGGCGTCAAGACCTTCGACGACCTGAAGGGCAAGCGCGTCAATATCGGTAACCCGGGTTCGGGCCAGCGTGGCACCATGGAAGTTCTGATGGAAGCCAAGGGCTGGACGAAGGACGATTTCGCGCTCGCTTCGGAGCTGAAGTCGTCGGAGCAGGCGCAGGCGCTGTGCGACAACAAGGTCGATGCCATCGTCTTCACCGTCGGCCATCCGAACGGTTCGATCCAGGAAGCCACCACCTCGTGCGACGCGGTTCTGGTTTCTGTGACCGGCGCTGAAGTCGACAAGCTGGTCGGCGACAACGCGTTCTATTCGAAGGCCGTCATTCCGGGTGGCATGTACAAGGGTTCGGATGCCGACACCGAAACGTTCGGTGTGCGCGCGACCTTCGTGTCGTCGACTAACACCGACGAAGACACGATCTACCAGATCGTCAAGGCTGTGTTCGACAATTTCGGTCGCTTCAAGAAGCTGCATCCGGCGTTCGGCAACCTCAACGAAGCCGAGATGATCTCGAAGTCGCTGTCGGCTCCGCTGCATGACGGCGCTGTCAAGTACTACAAGGAAAAGGGCTGGATGTAA
- a CDS encoding amidase, giving the protein MSIRDLYETRDAVGLAALVANGDVHPNELLDEALTRIEALNPKLNAVTMLREDVARQTIAAGPAGPLAGVPFLLKDLGAEAIDFPTNNGSRLQANTKYLMDSAIYQRIAGSGVVVFGRTTAPEGGVGPVTEAAVYGGPTRNPWNLDRTPGGSSGGAGAVVAAGIIPAAHGSDGGGSVRIPASSCGLFGFKPTRARLPDGPYAGEGWAGMAIDGFLTRSVRDSAVLLDACSGPDLGAPYVAPPLADGYLAALDKTSAPLRIAVATTTLSGDPIHPDCRTAVKETARLLDSMGHHVEEALPKADIDGMMSAWTTIVACGTALWVRKSLEKAGRALADLRDDEVEAVCRGACAFASTVSGDAYLEAVGKIHHFGRQMAAFFNDYDVVLSATLAEPPARIGRFAHDRSDDFVSYRMGADGVFAYSPFTAIFNASGQPAVSAPLHWNDEGLPIGIHLAAAYGDDERLMTLCGDLERARPWFGHRPPIRFGALA; this is encoded by the coding sequence ATGTCGATCCGTGACCTCTATGAAACCCGGGATGCCGTCGGCCTCGCCGCCCTCGTCGCCAACGGGGACGTCCACCCGAACGAGTTGCTCGACGAGGCGCTTACCCGCATTGAAGCGCTCAATCCGAAGCTGAACGCGGTGACCATGCTGCGCGAGGATGTGGCCCGCCAAACCATCGCCGCCGGCCCTGCGGGGCCACTCGCCGGCGTTCCCTTTCTGCTCAAGGATCTCGGCGCAGAGGCAATCGATTTTCCGACCAATAACGGGTCGCGGTTACAGGCGAACACCAAATATTTGATGGATTCAGCGATCTACCAGCGGATCGCCGGTTCCGGCGTCGTTGTCTTCGGGCGCACCACGGCGCCTGAGGGTGGCGTCGGCCCGGTGACCGAAGCCGCTGTCTATGGGGGGCCGACCCGCAATCCATGGAACCTCGATCGCACGCCGGGCGGTTCGTCGGGCGGAGCCGGTGCCGTCGTCGCAGCCGGCATCATACCCGCGGCCCATGGCTCCGATGGCGGCGGGTCGGTGCGGATTCCGGCGTCCTCCTGCGGCCTGTTCGGCTTCAAACCGACCCGCGCCCGCCTACCAGACGGCCCCTATGCCGGCGAAGGCTGGGCCGGCATGGCCATCGACGGCTTTCTGACCCGCTCGGTGCGCGACAGCGCTGTCCTTCTCGACGCCTGCAGCGGACCCGACCTCGGCGCACCCTATGTCGCCCCGCCGCTGGCGGACGGCTACCTTGCCGCGCTCGACAAAACCTCGGCCCCGCTGCGCATTGCGGTTGCAACGACGACGCTGTCCGGCGACCCGATCCACCCCGATTGCCGTACTGCCGTCAAGGAAACCGCGCGCCTGCTCGACTCCATGGGCCACCATGTCGAGGAAGCTCTGCCCAAGGCCGATATCGACGGCATGATGTCGGCCTGGACGACCATCGTGGCCTGCGGCACCGCACTGTGGGTTCGCAAGTCGCTGGAAAAGGCCGGGCGGGCATTGGCCGATCTGCGTGACGACGAGGTCGAGGCCGTCTGCCGCGGTGCCTGCGCATTCGCCAGCACGGTCAGCGGCGACGCCTACCTCGAAGCCGTCGGCAAGATCCACCATTTCGGACGCCAGATGGCAGCGTTCTTCAACGACTACGACGTCGTCCTGTCGGCAACCCTCGCCGAGCCGCCGGCACGGATCGGACGCTTCGCGCACGACCGCAGCGACGACTTCGTGTCCTACCGCATGGGCGCCGACGGGGTCTTCGCCTATTCGCCGTTTACGGCCATCTTCAACGCCTCCGGGCAGCCTGCCGTTTCGGCTCCCCTGCACTGGAACGACGAAGGTTTGCCCATCGGCATTCACCTTGCCGCGGCCTATGGCGATGACGAGCGTCTGATGACGCTGTGCGGCGATCTGGAACGCGCCCGGCCGTGGTTTGGTCATCGTCCGCCAATCCGTTTCGGAGCACTTGCATAA
- a CDS encoding C4-dicarboxylate ABC transporter, which yields MANGDDNRDDSIQQQAARVEMEGSGHGGLSQNELDDIVASADTGARTPPGLTGKLILAVALAWSLFQLWFASPLPFMVGIGVFNDTEARSIHLAFAVFLAFLAYPAARTPVQLALGIGVPIVLGILFGVGAEGSLPVWIIAIPVVGLIAAILLGSPHRSIPPWEWALAIVGAFCAAYLFTFYEALAERPGAPIMQDLIVGVVGIMILLEATRRSLGPALMVVATAFLVYTFLGPYMPSIIAHKGNSLSEVINHHWVTTEGVFGIALGVSTSFVFLFVLFGALLDTAGAGNYFIKVAFAFMGHMKGGPAKAAVVSSGATGLISGSSIANVVTTGTFTIPLMKRVGFSAEKAGAVEVASSVNGQIMPPVMGAAAFLMVEYVGIPYFDVVKHAFLPALISYIALVYIVHLEASKAGMEGLPRAVAPKPWVQRLVGFVFGIVVVSVLSFGVYYGMGWIRTAFPDTAGYIVFALLFAVYLALLYVASKQPPLELDDPNAPILTLPEPGPTTRAGLHYLLPVIVLIWALMVDRLSPGLSAFWATAFMIVILLTQRPLMAMFRKSGDLGTEFGGGFTDLFNGLISGARNMIGIGIATATAGVIVGAVSQTGVGSALAEVVEVLSGGNILAILFLTAILSLILGMGLPTTANYIVVSALLAPVIVTLGQQNGLIVPLIAVHLFVFYFGIMADVTPPVGLASFAAAAVSGGDPIRTGFVAFFYSLRTAALPFLFIFNTDLLLINVSIVQGIGIFIVATVAMLLFAAATQGWFLTKNRIWESIALLLVAFTLFRPGFWMDMMAPPFEEVAPAMITEAAAGVPEGEKLRLRVSGLNDVGDPIEFVAVLPVDTSLATGEERIEKAGLTLRTDGDKILIDDAAFNSAAKEAGLDWDQQVLKVLKPVSQPTKYLMFIPALLVLALVVWLQRSRAGTTRRQTAAA from the coding sequence ATGGCGAATGGTGACGACAATCGCGACGACAGCATTCAGCAACAGGCCGCGCGCGTTGAAATGGAAGGCTCCGGCCACGGCGGTTTGAGTCAGAACGAGCTCGACGACATCGTCGCATCCGCTGATACTGGTGCACGCACCCCGCCGGGCCTGACCGGAAAGCTTATTCTCGCTGTCGCGCTCGCCTGGTCGCTGTTCCAGCTCTGGTTTGCCTCGCCGCTCCCGTTCATGGTCGGCATCGGCGTCTTCAACGACACCGAGGCGCGCTCCATTCATCTGGCCTTCGCAGTCTTTCTCGCATTTCTCGCCTATCCGGCCGCGCGCACCCCGGTGCAGCTTGCGCTGGGTATCGGCGTTCCGATTGTGCTCGGCATCCTGTTCGGCGTTGGTGCCGAAGGAAGCCTTCCCGTCTGGATAATCGCCATCCCGGTGGTTGGCCTCATCGCGGCGATTCTGCTCGGCTCGCCCCATCGCAGCATTCCGCCCTGGGAATGGGCGCTTGCCATCGTCGGTGCCTTTTGCGCGGCCTATCTCTTCACCTTCTACGAGGCGCTTGCCGAACGTCCCGGCGCGCCGATCATGCAGGACCTCATTGTCGGTGTCGTCGGCATCATGATTCTGCTGGAAGCGACGCGGCGCTCGCTCGGCCCGGCGCTGATGGTCGTGGCCACCGCGTTCCTGGTCTACACTTTCCTCGGGCCCTACATGCCGAGCATTATCGCGCACAAAGGCAACAGCCTGAGCGAGGTGATCAACCACCACTGGGTTACGACGGAAGGCGTGTTCGGCATCGCGCTTGGCGTGTCGACAAGCTTCGTCTTCCTGTTCGTTCTGTTCGGCGCGTTGCTCGATACCGCCGGTGCTGGCAACTATTTCATCAAGGTGGCCTTCGCGTTCATGGGACACATGAAAGGCGGACCGGCGAAGGCCGCCGTGGTGTCGTCGGGCGCGACCGGGCTCATTTCCGGCTCGTCGATCGCCAATGTGGTGACGACCGGCACATTCACCATTCCGCTGATGAAGCGAGTCGGTTTTTCGGCGGAAAAGGCCGGTGCCGTCGAGGTCGCATCCTCGGTCAATGGTCAGATCATGCCGCCGGTGATGGGTGCTGCCGCGTTCCTGATGGTGGAATATGTCGGCATTCCGTATTTCGACGTCGTCAAACACGCGTTCTTGCCGGCGCTGATCTCCTATATCGCGCTGGTCTATATCGTCCATCTGGAGGCCTCGAAGGCCGGGATGGAAGGGTTGCCGCGCGCGGTCGCGCCGAAGCCCTGGGTGCAGCGCCTGGTCGGGTTCGTGTTCGGCATCGTGGTGGTCAGCGTGCTGTCGTTCGGCGTCTACTACGGTATGGGCTGGATCCGGACCGCGTTCCCGGATACCGCCGGCTACATCGTTTTCGCGCTGTTGTTCGCGGTCTATCTCGCTCTGCTCTATGTGGCGTCGAAGCAGCCGCCGCTCGAGCTCGACGATCCGAACGCGCCGATCCTGACCTTGCCCGAGCCGGGTCCGACGACCCGTGCCGGCCTGCATTATCTCCTGCCGGTGATCGTGCTGATCTGGGCGCTGATGGTCGACCGTCTGTCGCCCGGCCTTTCCGCCTTCTGGGCGACGGCGTTCATGATCGTGATCCTGCTGACGCAGCGACCGTTGATGGCGATGTTCCGCAAGAGCGGCGATCTCGGCACGGAGTTCGGCGGCGGTTTCACCGATCTTTTCAACGGGCTCATTTCGGGCGCGCGCAACATGATCGGCATCGGCATCGCGACCGCGACCGCCGGCGTCATCGTCGGCGCGGTCAGCCAGACCGGCGTCGGCTCGGCGCTTGCCGAAGTTGTCGAGGTGCTTTCGGGTGGCAATATCCTCGCCATCCTGTTCCTGACCGCGATCCTGTCGCTGATCCTTGGCATGGGTCTGCCGACGACGGCGAACTACATCGTCGTCTCGGCGCTGCTCGCGCCGGTCATCGTCACGCTCGGCCAGCAGAACGGGCTCATAGTGCCGCTGATCGCGGTGCATCTCTTCGTGTTCTATTTCGGCATCATGGCGGACGTGACGCCACCGGTGGGGCTGGCATCCTTTGCGGCGGCCGCTGTTTCGGGCGGCGACCCGATCCGCACCGGCTTCGTGGCGTTCTTCTATTCGCTGCGTACGGCCGCGCTGCCGTTCCTGTTCATCTTCAACACCGATCTGCTGCTGATCAATGTCAGCATCGTGCAGGGGATTGGCATCTTCATCGTCGCGACGGTGGCGATGTTATTGTTCGCCGCCGCGACGCAGGGCTGGTTCCTGACGAAGAACCGGATCTGGGAATCCATCGCCTTGCTGCTCGTTGCCTTCACGCTGTTCCGTCCGGGCTTCTGGATGGACATGATGGCGCCACCGTTTGAGGAGGTTGCGCCGGCGATGATCACGGAAGCGGCGGCTGGTGTTCCCGAGGGCGAGAAGCTGAGATTGCGGGTCAGCGGCCTCAACGATGTCGGCGACCCGATCGAGTTCGTCGCGGTGCTGCCCGTCGATACCAGCCTGGCGACGGGTGAGGAACGTATCGAGAAGGCGGGCCTCACGCTGCGCACCGATGGCGACAAGATCCTGATCGACGACGCTGCCTTCAATTCGGCGGCCAAGGAAGCCGGACTCGACTGGGACCAGCAGGTGCTGAAGGTCTTGAAGCCGGTCAGCCAGCCAACCAAATATCTTATGTTCATCCCGGCGCTGCTCGTGCTTGCGCTTGTGGTTTGGCTGCAGCGCTCGCGGGCCGGCACCACACGGCGGCAAACGGCTGCGGCCTAG
- a CDS encoding universal stress protein UspA: MYKNILVSIDLNHESSWTKALPVAASMAKSMGASLHAVTVVPDFGMSIVGNYFPKDFEKQALVDAAEKLKSFVASHVDKSVPVKVHVGHGTIYEEIIHVADKTNCDLIVVGSHRPELQDYLLGPNAARVVRHAKQSVLVVRD; encoded by the coding sequence ATGTACAAGAACATTCTCGTCTCTATCGACCTCAATCACGAAAGCTCATGGACCAAGGCGCTGCCGGTGGCGGCCAGCATGGCGAAAAGCATGGGCGCGTCTCTTCACGCGGTGACGGTCGTGCCGGATTTCGGCATGTCGATCGTCGGCAACTATTTTCCGAAGGACTTCGAGAAACAGGCGCTCGTCGACGCGGCGGAGAAGCTGAAGTCGTTCGTGGCGTCCCACGTCGACAAAAGCGTGCCGGTCAAGGTTCATGTCGGGCACGGCACGATCTACGAGGAAATCATCCACGTCGCCGACAAGACCAATTGCGATCTGATTGTCGTCGGCTCGCATCGGCCGGAGCTGCAGGACTATCTGCTCGGTCCCAATGCGGCGCGCGTGGTGCGGCACGCGAAACAATCGGTTCTGGTCGTCCGGGATTGA